The Cyprinus carpio isolate SPL01 chromosome A5, ASM1834038v1, whole genome shotgun sequence genome has a segment encoding these proteins:
- the LOC109080031 gene encoding 4-hydroxyphenylpyruvate dioxygenase, with protein sequence MTTYTDKGEKPERGKFLHFHHVKFWVGNAKQAAVFYCDKFGFEPLAYKGLETGSRELVSHAIRQDKIIFIFESALNPANEELGEHLMKHGDGVKDVAFQVEDCDFLVKKAKERGAVIVKEPWIEQDSGGKVKYAVIQTYGDTTHTFVEYMGPYKGLFLPGYKEPLFRDPLLAKLPPGHLNFIDHIVGNQPDDKMVPVSDWYQKCLMFHRFWSIDDKQIHTEYSALRSIVVTNYEETIKMPINEPAMGKKKSQIQEYIDYNGGPGVQHIALNTSNIIQAIVNLRARGMEFLSAPDSYYDSLRQKLKTAKIKVKEDLKTLQELKILVDYDDKGYLLQIFTKPVQDRPTLFLEVIQRNNHFGFGAGNFKSLFEAIEKDQDARGNLTVLTPESQGVPKAFY encoded by the exons ATG ACTACCTACACTGACAAAGGAGAGAAG CCAGAGAGGGGGAAATTTTTACATTTCCACCATGTGAAATTCTGGGTGGGAAACGCCAAACAG GCTGCGGTGTTTTACTGTGATAAGTTTGGTTTCGAGCCGCTGGCGTATAAAGGTCTGGAGACGGGCAGCAGAGAGCTCGTGTCTCATGCCATCAGACAGGACAAG ATAATCTTCATCTTTGAGTCCGCTCTGAACCCTGCGAATGAGG aaTTAGGCGAGCATCTCATGAAACATGGAGATGGAGTGAAAGATGTGGCATTTCAAGTAGAGGACTGTGACTTTTTAGTTAAG AAAGCCAAAGAGAGAGGAGCGGTGATCGTCAAAGAGCCGTGGATCGAGCAGGATTCGGGCGGCAAAGTCAAATACGCCGTAATTCAGACG TACGGAGACACGACACACACGTTCGTGGAGTACATGGGGCCGTATAAAGGTCTGTTTCTGCCAGGATACAAAGAGCCGCTGTTCAGAGACCCTCTGTTAGCAAAACT GCCGCCGGGACATTTAAACTTCATCGATCACATTGTGGGAAACCAGCCAGATGATAAAATGGTGCCAGTTTCTGACTG GTATCAGAAGTGTCTGATGTTCCACAGGTTCTGGTCCATCGATGATAAGCAGATCCACACCGAATACAGCGCTCTCAGGTCCATCGTAGTCACCAATTATGAGGAAACCATCAAGATGCCCATTAATGAACCAGCCATGGGGAAGAAGAAATCACAAATCCAG GAGTATATCGACTATAACGGAGGACCCGGAGTGCAGCACATCGCACTCAACACCTCCAACATCATCCAAGCG ATCGTGAACCTCCGAGCTCGAGGGATGGAGTTCCTGTCCGCACCCGATAGCTACTACGACAGCCTACGGCAGAAACTCAAGACGGCCAAGATCAAGGTGAAGGAGGACCTCAAAACACTGCAG GAGTTAAAAATCTTAGTAGACTATGACGATAAAGGTTACCTGCTACAGATCTTCACCAAACCCGTGCAGGACAGACCGACGCTCTTCCTGGAGGTCATCCAGAGGAACAACCACTTT